The DNA segment GGTGAAGTCATGCCGATAAAACTGCCACAAAATATGGCTGGGGCTTGTGATTTAAAAAGGAGACTCCCTATCAGTCCGATAACGGCTGATGCAAGAACCGGTGTGAAGTGAAACTCCTTGAACAAGAAAAAGGAGAGCAAAGCACCACATAAGATTGCTAATGTATCACCAACTAGAGGGTGAGTCCATTGATAAACAGTTCGCTTTACCTTAATGTGAGTTATAGTAAAGCTTGTAACGGCCAGTGCTATAAGAGTGACTCCAATAATCACCGCAAAGTGAGAAAAGAGGACATGTTCAATAATCGTTAAAGTAAAAAATAATAAAATGATCAGGGTAAAGGTGAGTTCAACACTTAATCGTCTAATCATAACGTCCTCCTTTTGGTCTTACCTTAGTAAATACCCAAAAATAAAGAATTTTCACTTGCTTTATACCTGCCCTGTTGGGTAAAAAAGGACTAAAGCAAGGATGAAGGAATGCATATCCTGAAATATATTCTAGTGAAGAGAGGAGTTTACATGAGCATCGGAGCATTTTCATTAAGTTTGGCAGTAAAAGATATTGAAGTGTCAAAAAAATTTTATGAAACTCTAGGTTTTAAAAGTTTTGCAGGAGTTCTTGATGATAGTTGGATCATTATGCAAAATGGTGATGTCACTATCGGTTTATTTCAAGGCATGTTTGAGAAAAACATGATGACGTTCAACCCCGGTTGGAATGATCACGCTGAGAATTTAGAATCCTTTAAAGATATTCGAGTCTTACAAGAAGAGTTAAGGGATAAAGGAATCAAGTTTGAAACTGAAGTAGAAGAGAATACAGAAGGTCCTGGTAGTTTTATAATTAGTGATCCTGATGGCAATCCAATTTTAGTGGATCAGCATCGATAAACATGTCCCAGCTAAGTTATAGATTAATCAAGTAAAAAGCACAATCACTTATATGTGATTGTGCTTTTTACTTGAAAATAAGGATTATCTAGAGGACTAGGTTAAAAGCTAAATTGTCGTGCAGTTCATTGTCTAAAGAGGATATCTTATTGATGAGTTCGTATAATTCCAGCCAATAATTGGCAGTGGTTATTGTGTCGTCAATATCAATTCCAATTCTCATATCGATCACCTCAACCACATCATAAACCATGCTTGTTATCATAAGATTATATCTATGTTAAGAATTAAAACCTAGCATAGGAAGACGATGAAAGTTAGAAGTTACACTCATTCGTTTGTTAAGAAATGTAAAGTCTAAGTTAAAATCAGTAAAACTAAGCATTTTTAAGACTTAAATGGGATATAGTGATTTTGAAACAATCAAGTGAGGAAATTGCATAACCACATTCAACAATAGGATCATAGTCTATCTAGTAGAGTAGTATCTTTAGCATATCGGTCTCTATTATGTAAAAGTACTTGTGGCCTATTTTGAGATTTCCACAAGTCAAAGTAAAAGGAAATGATTATGAAAAAAATTGCAATTATCGATTTGGGTTCGAACTCAGTTAGAATGAATATTTACCATATCAATGAACAAGGTGGATATTCGCTATCGGAACAATTAAAGGAAATGGTGAGACTTGCAAAAGGAATGGGTACTGACTTGATTCTTAAGAAGACACAAATTGAGAAGACAATTCAAACGCTAAAGTTCTTTAAGTCTGTCATTGAAGAGAGTTCAGTTTCAGAAGCTTATTATTTTGCAACGGCAGCTCTAAGACAGGCAAAAAATCAAGCAGAAGTCATAGAACAGATAGCAAATGAAGTGGGGATCGAATTTGATATACTAGATGGCCAGGAAGAAGCCTACCTGGATTATCTCGGTGCCATTAATACCATTGAGAAAAACAGGGCTATCATTGTTGATGTTGGTGGTGCAAGTACTGAAATTATCAAGGTTGATCATCGTCGAATGTCAGATGCGATTAGCCTACCCATGGGAAGTGTCAACTTGAGCGAGAGATATAAACATTCAAGGCAGGCAGATAAATATTTTGCAACCCATTTAGACCAATTGAGTTTTGTGCACAGAGGATACGATGTTATTGGTTTGGGTGGTGTCATCAGGACACTGGGGAAAATTCATAAGGCTCAAAATAAAGCGTACTTAGAAGATCTGCATCATTATGAAATTTCAAACAAGGATGCCTTGGATTTAATAGATAAGATGATGAACATGGATCATAAAGCACTGCAAAGACTGGACGGTTTAAGCTCTAAAAGAGTTGATATCATAAAAAGTGGTTTAGTTCCTGTCAAACATGTACTTCAAATGACTGGCGGAAATCTCACGATTTGCGCATATGGGATTCGTGAAGGTTTTCTGTTTAAAGAGATTTTGTTTAAGAATGCTCAACCAGTACTGGCGTCAGCATTGGAGCACAGTATTGAAAATATATGTAAAAAGTACTCGGTCAGCACTGAACATGCAGACCGAGTGAGGTTTTTCACTAAGAAGCTTACAGAAGGTTTTCAACAGAAACTGACAATAACAGAGAATGAGATGAAATTGCTTGATATCGCCTCAAGAGTTCACTATATTGGTATGCATGTTAATTACTATAACCATCATATCCATGGTATGCACATCATGCTCGTTGAACGTATTGCCGGTTTAACAAGTCGTGAGCAGTTTAGCGTAGCCTACCTCATAGCTAATCACAGAAGATTGGACCTGCCTGTGTTCTTCGATTCTTACAAGCATTATATTGGAAATGAAGGTATTCTGCGCTTAAAGCGATTGTCGATAATACTAAAGATAGCAGAGCAAATGGACAAGGGGGAGAGTGGCAAAATAAGCGATTTGAAGGTTGCGTTTAACAATGGAACGTGTTCCATTACCCTTGAAAGCAGTAGCCAGGTGGAGACATCAATTAGGAGTGTGCTACAGTATAAGGACTTATTCAAGAAGCATGAAAAAAAGAACTTGGTCATTATCCACAAGGGCAATACTTATAAGTGATGAAATTTCATAATGCATATGGTGGAGGTTTTACCCGTATATAATATCGGGTTAACGTAAAACTAACATGGATATGTTATCTTTCTATCGAAGGAGTTGAGAATATGCTTGTAACAAACGAACCAACCATTGATAGTCGAACTGGATTGTTTCATAGTATCCTCATTGAAGAAAGCGTGACCACTTTCTATCAACCCATTGTCAGTTTGAAAACTGCTAATGTCATGGGATATGAAGCATTGTCAAGAGGTCCTCAAAACACTGAATTTTATTCACCTATAGAAATGATCAAAGCCGCTCATGAACATGATAAGTTATGGGAACTTGAGATGCTCTTTAGGCAGAAGGCTCTGGAACGTGCTAAAGAAATCAGTCCTGAAAAGTACCTTTTCATCAATGTAGATCCTGATATCATCAAATCTAGTGATTTTAAAACAGGGTTGACCAAAGAATGCCTTGATGAAATGGAAATCTCCGAAAAATCCATTGTTTTTGAAATCACAGAAAGGACTTCCATCAATGATTATGTGTCCTTTCAGATTGTTTTGGAACATTATCGAAATCAAGGATACAAGATTGCCATTGATGATGTGGGGGCTGGATATTCTGGACTAAAAACCATCAACGAAGTAAGACCTGATTTCATCAAAATTGATATGGATCTTATAAGAAACATCGACAAAGATGCTTTTAAGCAAGCGCTTTTAAAAGCGTTTGTCGATACAGCCGTCAAAACGAATATCATGCTGATTGCAGAAGGTATTGAAACAAAAGAGGAACTTAAAACACTCATCATGCTTGGGGTTCATGCAGGACAAGGATATTATCTTCAAAAACCATCGCCCAAGTTTGAAGACCTTGAACCTGAAGTGGTCAAACGTATAGAGGACTATAACAAAATATCAAATAATCTAAATTCATATGCCCAGGATTATCACTATATCTCAAACCTTGTGTATGGTCATAAGCACTGCACATTTGAATCAATGATCGAAAGCAAAACCGTCAAGCAGCATCTTGAAAAAGAAAACTTGACTAGCGCTTGTATCTGCGAGCACGATTATCCCGTAGGACTCTTGATGAAGCATAACATCGATTCGAAACTATCTGGACGCTATGGTTATTCACTCTATTCCAATCGACCGGTCTCAAAAGTCATGAATGCAAATCCCTTGATTGTAGATTCCTATACGCCAATTAGCGTTGTGGCAAAACGCGCGATGGAACGGTCAGATGATGAGATATTTGATGATATCATTGTGACAAAATCTTCGAAATACTATGGAATTGTTTCGATGAAAAAAATCTTTGAATATACGCTAATGTTTGAAAAAAACAATGCCAAGGAACACAACCCGCTTTCAGGTCTTCCGGGCAATCCAATTATTAAGCGGGTCATGTCGGATTTTGTGACCTACAAAAATAATTCATGTATATGCTATCTGGATATCAATGATTTCAAAATATACAATGATGTATATGGCTTTGAAAGTGGAGACAATATGATCCGTTTTTTGGCACAACTCATACAGGATAATGTCAAAAAAATATTTCCGTCTTCTAGTTTTATCGGTCATGTGGGAGGCGATGACTTCATCATAATAATTAACGGTGTATCTGAAGAGTATCATCAAGTGCTTCAAAACATTTTGGACGATTTTGAGAAAAACAAAGTCTTTCTGTTCTCCGACAAACACATCATGAATAATAAGATTGTTTCAGAGGACAGGTTCGGTGTGATGAGGGAATTTCCACTCACTAAGCTTGCAATTGCTGGAATTGCAGGTGATTTATCAAAATATAGGAGTTCGGATTATTTAAGTGAGGCCTTGGCAGGACTAAAAAAAGAAGTAAAACAGACTTCGGATAGCAGTTATAAAATTATTATGAAGTACTAGATAATTCGTGAAAGGAATCAGTACTCGGCATCACAGGCATCAAGTGGCCGGTTGTGGCAATCGGAGACAGGCTTCAGTCGAAGGTCTTTGAAGGGACTTGTAGTAGATACGAGGGAGTTTGCCTAACGATAAAATGAGTAGACTGTTCCGCTATGCTAATGAGCGACTCTTTATGAATAGAAGATATAAATGTAAGCTGTTTTTGACATTATGTAAAAATAGTTTTACAATATGATTAAGGAGGTGCTTTATGAGTAAGCCAATGAAATTCAGCATTATTCAAGTCGGTGCATGGTTGCTAATCGGAATCATCCTGCTTCTTGTATTCAATCAAGAAGGTGTTGTTGAGCAGTGGGGAGACAATCAAAACAAGACCCTGCTTGTGGCGTCCTTATTCATTTTTGGATTTTCAAGTGATTTCATCTTAAGACTGATAGAAAAAAGCAAACGACATGGTTTCAGTCGCGATGAAAGGGACCAACTGATACAGTCAAAGGCCATGAATTTTGGTTTTATCTTAACGCTGATCTATGTGTTTCTGGTTACGATTACTCTCTATGTAAAATATGAAGACGCGGGTCTTATGCCGGTAGGCTATATGTGGTTTGTAGCTTACAGTACAATTGTAATTGCCAACCTTAGTATGGGTATACCAAGTATTTGCTACTATAAGAAACAGGGCTACTAATGGAAATGATCAATCATCTAAGGCAAATAAGAAGGACTCAAAATATCACTCAGCAAGATTTGGCAGATGCTGTAGACTGCACAAGACAAACCATCATCGCCCTTGAACAGAACAAGTACAACCCTTCATTACTACTGGCCTTAAAACTTTCTAGAGAGTTAAACACGCCGGTAGATGAGATTTTTAGCCTCAATAAGGAAAAGGGCAGCCAAGAGTAATAATCCCTTGTTGTTTAAGGATTTATCGACTAGAACTGAAAAGCTAAGGTCTTGAAGAGTCATTCAAATTGGAGATGACTCTTTTTTATTGTCCAAAAATCGGATCACTCATGAGCTTGCTCGGGTGATACTGAATATCAAACGAAATCATCTAAATTTCATACTACTGAAGAATAAATTGGAAGAAATTATTGTATAATGAAGTGATAAAGCAAGATATGTAATTTGATACAATAAGTAGTCTGCCATCAGATAAGATAAAAAGGCATGCAAATTGGGCAAGTTGTTTTTAGCCTTTTGCATACCATTTCTAATAGACTACTTGAAAAAGCAGGTTTTCAGGTAGAAGGCAGCATCAGGGACATGTATTTGTTTAGAGACGAGTATCATGACCATTACCTGATGTCAATTCTAAAAGGGAATACAATCATCTTTGTAGGGGAAGGTCTTGTATCTTCCCGTAGTACTTTGCACTATTACTGATTTATGACTAAAACTAGACTTGTTCCACATTGCAAACAGAGTTTAACCCCCCTCTCTAATCGAGACTGATAATCAAACGATTTCACAGAAAATTCATACTTTAATGATATTATGTGGAATTGAACTATTGTATAATATATGCAGTGGTTAAAACGGTAATAGTTCATACATACTACTCATTTCAGGCACTTTCATCTACTACTAAATTCAACTTCTTACATGTCTTACTTGGAGTCATAAAGATTTAGAAAGCTAAATGGCATGACAGGCATCCAAAGCAGTTTAAGGAATATCACGAGCTAAAAGAGATACCGAACCAGTGTTAAGCGTGCAGTCAGCATAACCAGTCTTGATTTATTGAGGATGAACGATGAATCTAACCCCAATACTAAAAACAGAACGACTAACCTTAAGAATGTTTCAAGAAAGTGACTTGCCATTCCTACTTAGTCACTTTAGTGACGTAGCCGTTTGCGAATACTTGATGGATAACGAACGGATCAAAACGATGGACGAAGCCAAAGAAATCCTAACTTGGAGTTACGGTGACAAAAAATGCCCTACAAACAACAGATGGATGATCATTGAAGATCAGACGAACCTACCGATAGGAACGATCGGTTTCCACCGCTGGGACAAGCAAAACAAGATAGCAGAAATCGGATATGACCTATCGCCGACTAAATGGTCCAAAGGCTATATGTCAGAAGCCATCAAAGAAACACTGGTCTTTCTATTCGACCGATTAGACGTGGACAAAGTACAAGCCATCGTACACGTTGACAATGCCCCGTCAAAACGCTTGTTGGAAAAAACGGGCTTTCGGATTGAAGGAAATATCAGAAACATCTATTTTTTAAAAGGGGAATACCATGACCATTATCTGATGACGATTCAAAAAAGCGATTACAAGGAATAATGGTTTATTTTTAAAAAAAGCCAATCAAACGCATTACGATCGACTTACTACCAAAAACTCGCGTAGTTGCTGGTCTTGTGCCAGCCCTCTCGATACACTGGGCCAATTGCATCACTTAATAATCAACTGCGAAATCATCATGCTTTCGTTAGGTGTTGTGTTGGCAGTAGTTATGGCGCTGTTGTCAAAACGAAAGAAAACTTAGGGGGTCCTAAGACTAATTCTGTAGTAGAGAAAAAACAAGAACAAGAAGTTGAAAACAAAAACGAAGCGATTTTTGATTACCTAGAACAGCATGTCAAAGATTTCAGTCCGACAGATGATGAGTCTGAATTTATCACCAATAAACTATCATTTGCTAATGGCAAGGTTTCTATCGGAGGATGGTTTATCTTCCCTTATATCGGCACGATGATCTCATTTGTGTTACTAG comes from the Fusibacter sp. A1 genome and includes:
- a CDS encoding GGDEF domain-containing protein, giving the protein MLVTNEPTIDSRTGLFHSILIEESVTTFYQPIVSLKTANVMGYEALSRGPQNTEFYSPIEMIKAAHEHDKLWELEMLFRQKALERAKEISPEKYLFINVDPDIIKSSDFKTGLTKECLDEMEISEKSIVFEITERTSINDYVSFQIVLEHYRNQGYKIAIDDVGAGYSGLKTINEVRPDFIKIDMDLIRNIDKDAFKQALLKAFVDTAVKTNIMLIAEGIETKEELKTLIMLGVHAGQGYYLQKPSPKFEDLEPEVVKRIEDYNKISNNLNSYAQDYHYISNLVYGHKHCTFESMIESKTVKQHLEKENLTSACICEHDYPVGLLMKHNIDSKLSGRYGYSLYSNRPVSKVMNANPLIVDSYTPISVVAKRAMERSDDEIFDDIIVTKSSKYYGIVSMKKIFEYTLMFEKNNAKEHNPLSGLPGNPIIKRVMSDFVTYKNNSCICYLDINDFKIYNDVYGFESGDNMIRFLAQLIQDNVKKIFPSSSFIGHVGGDDFIIIINGVSEEYHQVLQNILDDFEKNKVFLFSDKHIMNNKIVSEDRFGVMREFPLTKLAIAGIAGDLSKYRSSDYLSEALAGLKKEVKQTSDSSYKIIMKY
- a CDS encoding VOC family protein is translated as MSIGAFSLSLAVKDIEVSKKFYETLGFKSFAGVLDDSWIIMQNGDVTIGLFQGMFEKNMMTFNPGWNDHAENLESFKDIRVLQEELRDKGIKFETEVEENTEGPGSFIISDPDGNPILVDQHR
- a CDS encoding GNAT family N-acetyltransferase, with translation MNLTPILKTERLTLRMFQESDLPFLLSHFSDVAVCEYLMDNERIKTMDEAKEILTWSYGDKKCPTNNRWMIIEDQTNLPIGTIGFHRWDKQNKIAEIGYDLSPTKWSKGYMSEAIKETLVFLFDRLDVDKVQAIVHVDNAPSKRLLEKTGFRIEGNIRNIYFLKGEYHDHYLMTIQKSDYKE
- a CDS encoding DUF2178 domain-containing protein → MSKPMKFSIIQVGAWLLIGIILLLVFNQEGVVEQWGDNQNKTLLVASLFIFGFSSDFILRLIEKSKRHGFSRDERDQLIQSKAMNFGFILTLIYVFLVTITLYVKYEDAGLMPVGYMWFVAYSTIVIANLSMGIPSICYYKKQGY
- a CDS encoding helix-turn-helix transcriptional regulator; amino-acid sequence: MEMINHLRQIRRTQNITQQDLADAVDCTRQTIIALEQNKYNPSLLLALKLSRELNTPVDEIFSLNKEKGSQE
- a CDS encoding Ppx/GppA phosphatase family protein, with protein sequence MKKIAIIDLGSNSVRMNIYHINEQGGYSLSEQLKEMVRLAKGMGTDLILKKTQIEKTIQTLKFFKSVIEESSVSEAYYFATAALRQAKNQAEVIEQIANEVGIEFDILDGQEEAYLDYLGAINTIEKNRAIIVDVGGASTEIIKVDHRRMSDAISLPMGSVNLSERYKHSRQADKYFATHLDQLSFVHRGYDVIGLGGVIRTLGKIHKAQNKAYLEDLHHYEISNKDALDLIDKMMNMDHKALQRLDGLSSKRVDIIKSGLVPVKHVLQMTGGNLTICAYGIREGFLFKEILFKNAQPVLASALEHSIENICKKYSVSTEHADRVRFFTKKLTEGFQQKLTITENEMKLLDIASRVHYIGMHVNYYNHHIHGMHIMLVERIAGLTSREQFSVAYLIANHRRLDLPVFFDSYKHYIGNEGILRLKRLSIILKIAEQMDKGESGKISDLKVAFNNGTCSITLESSSQVETSIRSVLQYKDLFKKHEKKNLVIIHKGNTYK